The following proteins are encoded in a genomic region of Streptomyces sp. NBC_01723:
- a CDS encoding SCO2523 family variant P-loop protein produces MLVFAASDKGGTGRSVTSANLAYQRALTGDHVAYVDFDFGSPTAAAVFDVPGAMRGTREHGLHSYLEGETAEPVRIDVWRQTEHPLLRARPNQSGRLVLFPGDAGGGEFATGEEALERCIDLLLKLNGEFDVTVVDLSAGRSYAVDMVLAATAHPRMRNVPFRWLVFHRWTRQHVIAASGLVHAEHGIIGGGVERGHDEDALRAAIRFVRAAVPDPESPLWSQGSPAQAAWMQACDEALRRLAAEHRIGDSVVLGVVPLEPILQWREQLITEEDVLSTQIANKETLEALEEIARRLTDDVHWGRP; encoded by the coding sequence GTGCTCGTCTTCGCCGCCTCCGACAAGGGAGGCACGGGTCGCTCCGTGACCAGCGCCAACCTGGCCTACCAGCGCGCCCTCACCGGCGACCACGTGGCCTATGTCGACTTCGACTTCGGATCGCCCACCGCCGCCGCCGTCTTCGACGTGCCCGGCGCCATGCGCGGCACCCGGGAGCACGGCCTCCACTCCTACCTGGAGGGCGAGACGGCGGAACCGGTCCGCATCGACGTCTGGCGGCAGACCGAGCACCCCCTGCTGCGCGCCCGCCCCAACCAGTCCGGCCGCCTGGTGCTGTTCCCCGGCGACGCCGGCGGCGGCGAGTTCGCCACCGGCGAGGAGGCCCTGGAGCGCTGCATCGACCTGCTGCTGAAACTCAACGGCGAGTTCGACGTCACCGTCGTCGACCTCAGCGCCGGCCGCAGCTACGCCGTCGACATGGTCCTCGCGGCCACCGCCCACCCGCGCATGCGCAACGTCCCCTTCCGCTGGCTGGTCTTCCACCGCTGGACCCGCCAGCACGTGATCGCCGCCTCCGGACTGGTCCACGCCGAGCACGGCATCATCGGCGGCGGCGTCGAACGCGGGCACGACGAGGACGCCCTGCGCGCCGCCATCCGCTTCGTACGGGCCGCCGTACCCGACCCCGAGTCGCCGCTGTGGTCCCAGGGTTCGCCCGCCCAGGCCGCCTGGATGCAGGCCTGCGACGAGGCACTCCGCCGGCTCGCCGCCGAGCACCGCATCGGCGACAGCGTCGTCCTCGGCGTCGTACCGCTGGAGCCCATACTCCAGTGGCGCGAACAGCTGATCACCGAGGAGGACGTCCTCTCCACCCAGATAGCGAACAAGGAGACGCTGGAGGCCCTGGAGGAAATCGCCCGCCGCCTGACGGACGACGTGCATTGGGGGCGGCCGTGA
- a CDS encoding SCO2524 family protein encodes MQIKPRQHLLEIWQAMARHSFEDGKLVRGDTDGLSSVADAERLLCILYPATEVPAFRLDQPDTTERDVLRALDRVGSRLEIPPNLITALTQFMRTHTGTDDSPTFSGGHYFRPAEPGGEITHEQYQLGVVDSYSMSVTLCLATLGFLKIYEGTTTRPEVRRAIAELRDATNARLTAAMISLLRSFTVNVFDAESEQGSRLIQVIGQGKQSDRVVLQQFSRRLRPLRATIIESLTRGIQVDEGIRDESQLFECGWAWGIVKDAPEISDLSVPVPGQPDGIADRLPYVYFTVTALDGIQDLFSDRTLTLGLLDADQQKLAEALRLRWELSQQYWSAVARFGSERWPLEDLPWQTTGLRLESEYFSLTVAAILVHDLVRRKATDDDLTRTVAIMERLADRGRVTSRMTRNDPTILLHTPGVTMPLAGSERSGGQLLWRMTDFSAQLLKRIIQLAELSRNIGAQDRLLRLAEQAFEHLWTRRIDDEDGAGLWDNVQAVYPEAHEAGLRMSWSITERVTECLVAARILYEQQPIRSPELAELARELLSEATHLFGKEQLEASAAADGSRARAMRSIESRLDHARSLVDDRPATAFALALPVLQELDTLAQARGAAAQEV; translated from the coding sequence ATGCAGATCAAGCCACGGCAGCACCTGCTGGAAATCTGGCAGGCCATGGCTCGTCACTCGTTCGAGGACGGGAAGCTCGTCCGGGGGGACACCGACGGGCTGAGCAGCGTCGCCGACGCCGAACGCCTGCTCTGCATCCTGTATCCGGCCACCGAGGTCCCCGCCTTCCGCCTGGACCAGCCCGACACCACCGAACGTGACGTCCTGCGCGCCCTCGACCGCGTCGGCAGCCGGCTGGAGATCCCGCCCAACCTGATCACCGCGCTGACCCAGTTCATGCGCACCCACACCGGCACGGACGACAGCCCCACCTTCTCCGGCGGCCACTACTTCCGTCCCGCCGAACCCGGTGGCGAGATCACCCACGAGCAGTACCAGCTCGGCGTGGTCGACTCCTACTCCATGTCCGTCACGCTCTGCCTCGCCACCCTCGGCTTCCTCAAGATCTACGAGGGCACCACCACCCGCCCCGAGGTGCGCAGGGCCATCGCCGAGCTGCGGGACGCCACCAACGCCCGGCTGACCGCCGCCATGATCAGCCTGCTGCGCTCCTTCACCGTCAACGTCTTCGACGCCGAGTCCGAACAGGGCAGCCGGCTGATCCAGGTCATCGGCCAGGGCAAGCAGTCCGACCGCGTCGTCCTCCAGCAGTTCTCCCGCCGGTTACGCCCGCTGCGCGCCACCATCATCGAGAGCCTCACCCGCGGCATCCAGGTCGACGAGGGCATCCGCGACGAGAGCCAGCTCTTCGAGTGCGGCTGGGCCTGGGGCATCGTGAAGGACGCGCCCGAGATCAGCGACCTGAGCGTCCCCGTCCCCGGGCAGCCCGACGGCATAGCCGACCGGCTGCCCTACGTGTACTTCACCGTCACCGCCCTCGACGGCATCCAGGACCTCTTCTCCGACCGCACCCTCACCCTCGGTCTGCTCGACGCCGACCAGCAGAAACTCGCCGAGGCGCTGCGCCTGCGCTGGGAGCTGAGCCAGCAGTACTGGTCGGCGGTGGCCCGCTTCGGCAGCGAGCGCTGGCCCCTGGAGGACCTGCCCTGGCAGACCACCGGACTGCGCCTGGAGTCCGAGTACTTCTCCCTGACCGTCGCCGCCATCCTCGTGCACGACCTGGTCCGCCGGAAGGCGACCGACGACGACCTCACCCGCACCGTCGCCATCATGGAACGCCTCGCCGACCGCGGCAGAGTCACCAGCCGCATGACCAGGAACGACCCCACCATCCTGCTGCACACGCCCGGCGTCACCATGCCGCTCGCCGGGTCCGAGCGCTCCGGCGGACAACTCCTGTGGCGGATGACCGACTTCTCGGCGCAGCTCCTCAAGCGGATCATCCAGCTCGCCGAACTCTCCCGGAACATCGGCGCGCAGGACCGGCTGCTGCGCCTCGCCGAGCAGGCCTTCGAGCACCTGTGGACCCGCCGCATCGACGACGAGGACGGCGCCGGCCTCTGGGACAACGTCCAGGCCGTCTACCCCGAGGCCCACGAGGCGGGGCTGCGGATGTCCTGGAGCATCACCGAGCGCGTCACCGAATGCCTCGTCGCCGCCCGCATCCTCTACGAGCAGCAGCCCATCCGGAGCCCCGAACTCGCCGAACTCGCCCGCGAACTGCTCAGCGAGGCAACCCACCTGTTCGGCAAGGAGCAACTGGAGGCGTCCGCCGCCGCCGACGGAAGCAGGGCCCGCGCCATGCGGAGCATCGAGAGCCGCCTCGACCACGCCCGCAGCCTGGTCGACGACCGGCCCGCCACCGCGTTCGCCCTGGCCCTGCCCGTGCTCCAGGAACTCGACACCCTGGCCCAGGCCCGGGGCGCCGCCGCCCAGGAGGTGTGA
- a CDS encoding SCO2525 family SAM-dependent methyltransferase, protein MTMDRNADAPWSKFDPEAYVDDNYRTPLEVDLLIVRLMRDHFTRCFADTPHPVRGIDVGAGANLYPALSMLPWCDKVLLLEYAHPNVEYLEKQVSPGGYDTAWDAFWKVLGEEPAYRAVEPRELAGEIVRVERGNLFDLEHGHRRWGLGTMFFVADSMSECPEEFQRGVRCFMNALGDGAPFAAAFMKESVGYRVGAHDYPAYRVNEERVRESLAPFTGELEIHDLHHMVRPGHEGMLLALGRRNSEIATP, encoded by the coding sequence ATGACTATGGATCGCAACGCCGACGCACCGTGGTCGAAGTTCGATCCGGAGGCGTACGTCGACGACAACTACCGGACGCCGCTGGAGGTCGACCTCCTCATCGTCCGGTTGATGCGCGACCACTTCACCCGCTGCTTCGCCGACACTCCGCACCCGGTGCGCGGCATCGACGTCGGAGCCGGTGCCAACCTCTACCCCGCGCTCTCCATGCTGCCCTGGTGCGACAAGGTGCTCCTGCTGGAGTACGCGCACCCGAACGTCGAGTACCTGGAGAAGCAGGTCTCCCCGGGCGGGTACGACACCGCCTGGGACGCGTTCTGGAAGGTGCTGGGCGAGGAGCCCGCCTACCGCGCCGTCGAACCCCGGGAGCTGGCCGGCGAGATCGTCCGGGTGGAGCGCGGCAACCTGTTCGACCTGGAGCACGGACACCGCCGCTGGGGCCTCGGGACCATGTTCTTCGTCGCCGACTCGATGTCCGAGTGCCCCGAGGAGTTCCAGCGGGGCGTGCGCTGCTTCATGAACGCGCTCGGTGACGGAGCCCCGTTCGCCGCCGCCTTCATGAAGGAGTCCGTCGGCTACCGGGTCGGCGCCCACGACTACCCGGCCTACCGGGTGAACGAGGAGCGGGTCAGGGAGAGCCTCGCGCCCTTCACCGGAGAGCTGGAGATCCACGATCTGCACCACATGGTGCGGCCGGGACACGAGGGAATGCTCCTCGCCCTGGGACGGCGCAATTCGGAGATTGCCACCCCGTAG
- a CDS encoding GNAT family N-acetyltransferase encodes MTAEPLERSLDRHDLLSGVTPDPDGPPLALRTARESDLPELRRLDEEVFQEFAYPGFLLRQLFDMYEEHFLVLDDGAGRLRGYVLAATRALGSDSWILGLGVTPDRRRHGLGTELMTEVLTRLRRDGIDVVRLTVEPANLAAIFLYRSLGFRPEEPDGGLRQDYFGPGMHRQIMRLDLPAQGPAGVRTACPPIP; translated from the coding sequence ATGACCGCCGAACCGCTGGAACGTTCCCTCGACCGCCACGACCTGCTCTCGGGGGTCACCCCCGACCCGGACGGCCCACCCCTGGCCCTGCGCACCGCGCGGGAGTCCGACCTGCCCGAACTGCGGCGGCTCGACGAGGAGGTGTTCCAGGAGTTCGCCTATCCCGGCTTCCTGCTGCGCCAGCTCTTCGACATGTACGAGGAACACTTCCTGGTGCTCGACGACGGCGCGGGCCGGCTGCGCGGCTACGTGCTGGCCGCCACCCGGGCGCTCGGCTCGGACAGCTGGATACTCGGCCTGGGCGTGACCCCGGACCGGCGGCGGCACGGTTTGGGTACGGAGCTGATGACGGAGGTGCTGACCCGGCTGCGCCGGGACGGCATCGACGTCGTGCGGCTGACCGTGGAGCCCGCCAACCTCGCGGCGATCTTCCTCTACCGCTCCCTGGGCTTCCGCCCGGAGGAGCCCGACGGCGGCCTGCGCCAGGACTACTTCGGACCGGGCATGCACCGCCAGATCATGCGCCTGGACCTGCCGGCCCAGGGGCCGGCGGGGGTCAGGACGGCGTGCCCGCCGATTCCATGA
- a CDS encoding TerB family tellurite resistance protein: MLPGRGRNGRAARLPRILGTRTAWTPVGDGEFFCPGCGGDRNYQRLAGRRRFTLLGVPLLPRGESAPTVECAACRRHYGTEVLDHPTTTRFSAMLRDAVHTVALAVLAAGGACSRTALETAAVAVRAAGFEDCTEEQLNALVEALEADTGRVHGEPCVPGLAIELHEALDPLAPHLATAGRESILLQGARIALADGPYTPAERDTLATVGAALTLCSDDITRLMESAGTPS, encoded by the coding sequence GTGCTGCCTGGACGGGGACGAAACGGCCGAGCTGCCCGGCTGCCACGCATCCTGGGCACCCGCACCGCGTGGACGCCGGTCGGCGACGGTGAGTTCTTCTGCCCCGGCTGCGGTGGCGACCGCAACTACCAGCGGCTCGCCGGACGGCGCCGCTTCACCCTGCTCGGCGTGCCCCTGCTGCCCCGCGGCGAGTCCGCGCCGACCGTCGAGTGCGCGGCCTGCCGCCGCCACTACGGCACCGAGGTCCTCGACCACCCCACCACCACCCGCTTCTCGGCGATGCTCCGCGACGCCGTCCACACCGTCGCCCTCGCGGTCCTCGCCGCCGGCGGTGCCTGCTCCCGCACCGCGCTGGAGACGGCGGCCGTCGCGGTGCGCGCGGCCGGCTTCGAGGACTGCACCGAGGAGCAGTTGAACGCGCTCGTCGAGGCGCTGGAGGCGGACACCGGCCGGGTCCACGGCGAACCCTGCGTGCCGGGCCTCGCCATAGAGCTGCACGAGGCGCTGGACCCGCTGGCCCCGCACCTCGCCACCGCCGGACGCGAGTCGATCCTGCTCCAGGGCGCCCGCATCGCCCTCGCCGACGGCCCCTACACCCCCGCCGAACGCGACACCCTGGCGACGGTCGGGGCGGCCCTGACCCTCTGCTCCGACGACATCACCCGCCTCATGGAATCGGCGGGCACGCCGTCCTGA